From the genome of Amycolatopsis sp. NBC_01488, one region includes:
- a CDS encoding discoidin domain-containing protein — protein sequence MADEYAITPDAEPAEAAVSRRHVLAAGTGLLAGFGFAAILPGVASAAPAVADSPAPKTDLALFRPVQVSSTDYAATPAEFAVDGLAQVGVKGSGWRATPGDGQWIVVDLQGTCRIDSVVLTFEAQPGDPAFDAAASRSHTSGFEIQSSYATAFDLDVSGDGKAWRTVHHTDTGTGGVVTIPLTAVTARWVRFTASSRSTTNPLGLNGFQVFGTGPRDRPAVHGWTSFPVRPHDDPPALAVAADGTVPLESGWVLTMDDWAPTGDGAALSGSAVDTRGWLPATVPGTVLASLVEQGRLPDPVSGLNTLHVPEALSRHAWWYRRRFALPRGLDTSAGRHVWLEFDGVNHEARIWLNGAEIGTQSHPFGRGAYDVTAALHRSGDQALAVRISPMPKPGSPGDKGANGSSWVDAGGTMFDNSPTYLAVSGWDWMPAVRDRASGIWDHVRLRSTGAAVLGDVRVDTKVPDAGTAVVTFTVPVRNAAATAQRVKVTAAFGPVNISSTVTVPAGQTADVAFPAQQVKSPKLWWPNGYGDPNLYDLTLTAAIGASISDRRTTKIGLRQIGYQYDQPIVISDGRATQTVDLAPQNARYVRMQGLKRATGWGFSLWTMSIVDSKAPGTDLAQGKPSSSLSVADGNPPERAFDGDPNTRWTSAYDDNQWLQVDLGAATAFDRVVLTWETAYAATFEIQVSQDGDTWTAAASVDNSPKPLTFLVNGVKVFARGGSWGWDELLRRMPAERADAVVAMHRDMNFTLIRNWVGSSYRQELFDACDKYGILLWNEFWDGWSTDPANHDIFLAQAKDTVLRYRHHACATVWFGCNEGTPPAVIDNALREIVHDHTDLLYQGNSAGGVITGDGPYYWQDPKRYFTGEATGGKYGFWSEIGLPTVSVVESMRNLVGEDDPGWPIGAPWFLHDWSTVGNQSPQSYLAAIDARLAPSTSLAEFCRKAQFVNYESMRAIFEAWNTKLWTDATGVLLWMSHPAWHSTVWQTYDYDLDVNGSYYGARKGCEARHVQADLTTWQVRVVNHTPAALSGVTVTAGLFSLAGASLAPARQQKLDVAANSGATAFTVPFDAAHPDLHLLRLTLTDARGAVLSENTYWRYRTDTAMRALNQLPGARLTSSVKADGDAYTATVRNDGTTVAAMIRLSLRERNGTDRVLPTRYGDNYFWLLPGESRTVRVEPRRRVPGARLQVEAYNVAAKLTS from the coding sequence ATGGCGGACGAGTACGCCATCACCCCGGATGCCGAGCCCGCGGAGGCCGCCGTCTCGCGGCGGCACGTCCTGGCCGCCGGGACCGGGCTGCTGGCCGGTTTCGGCTTCGCGGCCATCCTGCCCGGCGTCGCGTCCGCGGCGCCCGCCGTCGCCGACTCCCCGGCGCCGAAGACCGACCTGGCCCTGTTCCGGCCGGTCCAGGTGTCCTCGACCGACTACGCCGCCACCCCGGCCGAGTTCGCCGTCGACGGCCTCGCGCAGGTCGGCGTCAAGGGCTCCGGCTGGCGTGCCACGCCCGGCGACGGCCAGTGGATCGTCGTCGACCTGCAGGGGACGTGCCGGATCGACTCGGTCGTGCTGACCTTCGAGGCGCAGCCTGGTGACCCGGCCTTCGACGCCGCCGCGTCCCGCAGCCACACCAGCGGCTTCGAGATCCAGTCCAGCTACGCGACGGCGTTCGACCTCGACGTCTCGGGCGACGGCAAGGCCTGGCGCACCGTCCACCACACCGACACCGGCACCGGCGGCGTCGTGACGATCCCGCTCACGGCCGTCACCGCGCGCTGGGTCCGGTTCACCGCGTCGAGCCGTTCGACGACGAACCCCTTGGGCCTCAACGGCTTCCAGGTGTTCGGCACCGGCCCGCGCGACCGCCCGGCGGTGCACGGCTGGACGAGCTTCCCGGTCCGCCCGCACGACGACCCGCCCGCGCTCGCCGTCGCGGCCGACGGGACCGTGCCGCTCGAATCCGGCTGGGTCCTCACGATGGACGACTGGGCGCCGACCGGCGACGGCGCCGCGCTCTCCGGATCGGCCGTGGACACCCGCGGCTGGCTCCCGGCGACCGTCCCGGGCACGGTGCTCGCGTCGCTGGTCGAGCAGGGCCGGCTGCCGGACCCGGTCTCCGGCCTGAACACCCTGCACGTCCCGGAAGCGCTTTCCCGGCACGCCTGGTGGTACCGCCGCCGCTTCGCGCTCCCGCGCGGGCTCGACACCTCGGCGGGCCGGCACGTCTGGCTCGAGTTCGACGGCGTCAACCACGAAGCGCGGATCTGGCTCAACGGAGCCGAAATCGGCACCCAGAGCCACCCGTTCGGTCGCGGCGCCTACGACGTCACCGCCGCCCTCCACCGGTCCGGCGACCAGGCCCTCGCCGTGCGGATCTCGCCGATGCCCAAGCCCGGCAGCCCGGGCGACAAGGGCGCCAACGGCAGCTCCTGGGTCGACGCGGGTGGCACGATGTTCGACAACTCGCCGACCTACCTCGCGGTGTCCGGCTGGGACTGGATGCCCGCGGTCCGCGACCGCGCGTCCGGCATCTGGGACCACGTCCGCCTCCGCTCGACCGGCGCCGCTGTGCTCGGCGACGTCCGCGTCGACACGAAGGTGCCGGACGCGGGCACCGCCGTCGTGACGTTCACCGTGCCGGTGCGCAACGCCGCCGCGACGGCCCAGCGCGTCAAGGTCACCGCCGCCTTCGGGCCGGTGAACATCTCCAGCACGGTCACCGTCCCGGCCGGGCAGACCGCCGACGTCGCGTTCCCGGCGCAGCAGGTGAAGAGCCCGAAGCTGTGGTGGCCCAACGGCTACGGCGACCCGAACCTCTACGACCTGACGCTCACCGCCGCGATCGGCGCCTCGATCAGCGACCGGAGGACGACGAAGATCGGCTTGCGCCAGATCGGCTACCAGTACGACCAGCCGATCGTGATCTCCGACGGCCGCGCCACCCAGACCGTCGATCTCGCCCCGCAGAACGCCCGGTACGTCCGGATGCAAGGGCTCAAGCGCGCGACCGGCTGGGGCTTTTCGCTCTGGACGATGTCCATCGTCGACAGCAAGGCGCCGGGGACGGACCTCGCGCAGGGCAAGCCGTCCAGTTCGCTTTCGGTCGCCGACGGCAACCCGCCCGAACGCGCCTTCGACGGCGACCCGAACACCCGCTGGACGTCGGCCTACGACGACAACCAGTGGCTGCAGGTCGACCTCGGCGCCGCGACGGCGTTCGACCGCGTCGTCCTGACCTGGGAGACCGCCTACGCGGCGACGTTCGAAATCCAGGTGTCGCAGGACGGTGACACCTGGACCGCCGCCGCGTCGGTGGACAACAGCCCGAAGCCGCTGACCTTCCTCGTCAACGGCGTCAAGGTGTTCGCCCGCGGTGGCAGCTGGGGCTGGGACGAGCTGCTGCGCCGGATGCCCGCCGAGCGGGCGGACGCCGTCGTCGCGATGCACCGCGACATGAACTTCACGCTGATCCGCAACTGGGTCGGCTCGTCCTACCGGCAGGAGCTGTTCGACGCCTGCGACAAGTACGGCATCCTGCTGTGGAACGAGTTCTGGGACGGCTGGTCGACCGACCCGGCCAACCACGACATCTTCCTCGCGCAGGCGAAGGACACCGTGCTGCGCTACCGCCACCACGCGTGCGCGACGGTCTGGTTCGGCTGCAACGAAGGCACGCCCCCGGCGGTCATCGACAACGCGCTGCGCGAGATCGTCCACGACCACACCGACCTGCTCTACCAGGGCAACTCGGCGGGCGGCGTGATCACCGGCGACGGGCCCTACTACTGGCAGGACCCGAAGCGGTACTTCACGGGGGAGGCGACCGGCGGCAAGTACGGGTTCTGGAGCGAGATCGGGCTGCCGACGGTGTCGGTCGTCGAGAGCATGCGCAACCTGGTGGGCGAGGACGACCCGGGCTGGCCGATCGGCGCGCCGTGGTTCCTGCACGACTGGTCGACGGTCGGCAACCAGTCGCCGCAGAGCTACCTCGCGGCGATCGACGCGCGGCTCGCGCCGTCGACGAGCCTGGCGGAGTTCTGCCGCAAGGCGCAGTTCGTCAACTACGAGAGCATGCGCGCGATCTTCGAGGCGTGGAACACGAAGCTGTGGACCGACGCCACCGGTGTGCTGCTGTGGATGTCGCACCCGGCGTGGCACAGCACGGTCTGGCAGACCTACGACTACGACCTCGACGTCAACGGCAGCTACTACGGCGCGCGCAAGGGCTGCGAGGCCCGGCACGTGCAGGCCGACCTGACGACGTGGCAGGTCCGGGTGGTCAACCACACGCCGGCCGCGTTGAGCGGGGTGACGGTCACCGCGGGACTGTTCTCCTTGGCCGGCGCGAGCCTCGCGCCCGCACGGCAGCAGAAGCTCGACGTTGCCGCGAACTCCGGCGCGACGGCGTTCACGGTGCCGTTCGACGCTGCCCACCCGGACCTGCACCTGCTGCGGCTCACGCTGACCGACGCGCGCGGTGCGGTGCTGTCGGAGAACACGTATTGGCGCTACCGCACCGACACCGCGATGCGCGCGCTCAACCAGCTCCCGGGCGCGCGGCTCACGTCCTCGGTGAAGGCCGACGGCGACGCCTACACCGCGACGGTCCGCAACGACGGCACGACGGTCGCGGCGATGATCCGGCTGTCGCTGCGCGAGCGCAACGGCACCGACCGCGTCCTGCCGACCCGCTACGGCGACAACTACTTCTGGCTGCTGCCGGGGGAGAGCCGCACGGTCCGCGTCGAGCCGCGGCGGCGCGTGCCGGGCGCCCGGCTGCAGGTCGAGGCCTACAACGTGGCGGCGAAACTGACGTCGTAG
- a CDS encoding acyltransferase family protein — translation MPISSKIHANPNIGFAWLRMIGAITVIVDHSMPLLHPQRLTIFPASWHMSPGYIALMAFFAMSGYQIQDSWARDPSWWRFSARRLLRIMPPLVVVLLVTVFVIGPLVTTSPDYWTNLQTWRYLVGTTVLFYMQHVLPGVFTGNPYPWSVNGAIWTLPMELLGYGLVLVVGLVVLAGAPRWVLALVLGGMVYTDSVLHATFEYHGAGGSLLVVPIGSTVSFLVPFVLGMVLHAYRDRIPLRPWAAVVLFAAYLALSQTPASRYLLAVSAAYGAITLATHWPRRLEAGGPHVYGSYGTYIWGFPIQQLLILAGVRQVWLLILLAVPAAYVVGRLSWDYVEKPTQRLRRHLRPPAPVRRPVAAPPQLPVTAAAPVRRS, via the coding sequence GTGCCGATCTCGTCAAAGATTCACGCCAACCCCAACATCGGCTTCGCGTGGCTGAGGATGATCGGCGCGATCACCGTCATCGTCGACCACAGCATGCCCCTGCTGCACCCGCAGCGGCTGACGATCTTCCCCGCGTCCTGGCACATGTCGCCGGGCTACATCGCGCTGATGGCGTTCTTCGCGATGAGCGGCTACCAGATCCAGGACAGCTGGGCGCGCGACCCGTCGTGGTGGCGGTTCTCCGCGCGGCGCCTGCTGCGGATCATGCCCCCGCTCGTCGTGGTGCTGCTGGTGACCGTGTTCGTGATCGGCCCGCTGGTGACGACGTCGCCGGACTACTGGACGAACCTGCAGACGTGGCGCTACCTGGTCGGCACGACGGTGCTGTTCTACATGCAGCACGTGCTGCCCGGCGTGTTCACCGGGAACCCGTACCCGTGGTCGGTGAACGGCGCGATCTGGACGCTGCCGATGGAGCTGCTCGGCTACGGGCTGGTCCTCGTCGTCGGCCTGGTCGTGCTGGCGGGAGCCCCGCGCTGGGTCCTGGCCCTCGTCCTCGGCGGCATGGTCTACACCGACAGCGTGCTGCACGCGACGTTCGAGTACCACGGCGCGGGCGGCTCGCTGCTGGTCGTCCCGATCGGGTCGACCGTGTCGTTCCTGGTGCCGTTCGTGCTCGGCATGGTGCTGCACGCCTACCGCGACCGGATTCCGCTCCGGCCGTGGGCGGCGGTCGTCCTCTTCGCGGCCTACCTCGCGCTGAGCCAGACGCCGGCGAGCCGGTACCTGCTGGCGGTCAGCGCGGCCTACGGCGCGATCACGCTCGCGACGCACTGGCCCCGGCGGCTCGAGGCCGGCGGGCCGCACGTCTACGGCAGCTACGGCACCTACATCTGGGGCTTCCCGATCCAGCAGCTGCTGATCCTCGCCGGCGTGCGGCAGGTGTGGCTGCTGATCCTGCTGGCCGTGCCGGCCGCCTACGTCGTCGGCCGGCTGTCCTGGGACTACGTCGAAAAGCCGACGCAGCGGCTGCGCCGTCACCTGCGGCCCCCGGCGCCGGTGCGCCGTCCGGTGGCCGCGCCGCCACAGCTGCCCGTCACGGCCGCCGCGCCGGTCCGCAGGTCCTGA
- a CDS encoding cysteine desulfurase-like protein: MSYDVRTIRRHFPHLAAAHFDGPGGSQVPDVVGAAVAGTLCSGIANRGVVTAAERRASAVVTEARQAVADLLAADPAGVVFGRSMTQLTYDFSRTLAKTWVPGDEVVVTRLDHDANIRPWVHAAEAAGATVRWAAFDPATGLLAPSAVTGLLSPRTRLVAVTAASNLLGTRPDIPAIAAAVHDAGALLYVDGVHLTPHAPVDVTALGADFYACSPYKFLGPHLGVLAAAPSLLETLRPDKLLPSTDDVPERFELGTLPYELLAGTTAAIDFLAGLVPGPGSRRSRLVASLTALSAHEDALLARLDAGLTALPGVTRYGAPDRHRTPTVLFSVDGVASQAVYEHLGALGVNAPAGSFYAIECSRHLGLGDTGAVRAGIAPYTTESDVDQLLAGVASVPRA, encoded by the coding sequence ATGAGCTACGACGTGCGGACGATCCGCCGGCACTTCCCCCACCTCGCCGCCGCGCACTTCGACGGACCGGGCGGGTCGCAGGTCCCCGACGTCGTCGGGGCGGCGGTGGCCGGCACGCTGTGCTCCGGGATCGCCAACCGCGGCGTCGTCACGGCCGCCGAGCGGCGGGCGAGCGCGGTGGTCACCGAGGCGCGGCAGGCCGTCGCCGACCTGCTCGCCGCCGACCCCGCCGGGGTCGTGTTCGGGCGCAGCATGACGCAGCTGACCTACGACTTCTCCCGCACGCTCGCGAAGACCTGGGTGCCGGGCGACGAGGTCGTCGTCACCCGGCTCGACCACGACGCGAACATCCGGCCGTGGGTCCATGCCGCGGAAGCCGCGGGCGCGACGGTGCGCTGGGCGGCCTTCGACCCGGCGACCGGGCTGCTGGCGCCCTCGGCGGTGACCGGGCTGCTGTCCCCGCGCACCCGGCTCGTGGCGGTGACCGCGGCGTCGAACCTGCTGGGGACCCGGCCGGACATCCCGGCGATCGCGGCGGCGGTGCACGACGCGGGCGCGCTGCTGTACGTCGACGGCGTGCACCTGACCCCGCACGCCCCGGTCGACGTCACGGCGCTGGGGGCCGACTTCTACGCGTGCTCGCCGTACAAGTTCCTCGGCCCGCACCTCGGCGTTCTCGCGGCGGCGCCGTCGTTGCTCGAAACCCTGCGCCCGGACAAGCTCCTGCCCTCGACGGACGACGTGCCGGAGCGGTTCGAGCTGGGAACGCTGCCGTACGAGCTGCTGGCCGGGACGACGGCGGCGATCGACTTCCTCGCGGGCCTCGTCCCGGGTCCGGGCTCGCGTCGTTCGCGGCTGGTCGCGTCCCTGACCGCGCTTTCGGCCCACGAAGACGCTCTCCTGGCCCGGCTCGACGCCGGCTTGACCGCGCTCCCGGGCGTGACGCGGTACGGCGCGCCGGACCGGCACCGGACGCCGACGGTGCTGTTCTCGGTCGACGGGGTCGCGTCGCAGGCGGTGTACGAGCACCTGGGAGCACTGGGCGTCAACGCGCCGGCGGGCAGCTTCTACGCGATCGAGTGCTCGCGGCACCTCGGTCTCGGCGACACGGGTGCGGTGCGGGCGGGCATCGCGCCGTACACGACGGAGTCCGATGTGGACCAGCTGCTGGCCGGGGTGGCGTCGGTTCCCCGGGCGTGA
- a CDS encoding DUF4383 domain-containing protein: protein MTATEPETRVPKRGPAPVQGMGMLIGLLFLMLGAFELMPGVTVGEGTSRALFGVFAVSGTWTLVHLLTGAAAVFCTRSSRAAARFLLVAGACYVVAGLAGLLPLPRAVTDVLPLNTAGICLALGFGTAMLILGAGWLWRRQERRR, encoded by the coding sequence ATGACGGCCACCGAACCCGAGACCCGGGTGCCGAAGCGGGGCCCCGCGCCCGTGCAGGGCATGGGCATGCTGATCGGCCTGCTGTTCCTGATGCTGGGCGCGTTCGAGCTGATGCCGGGGGTCACGGTCGGCGAAGGGACCTCGCGGGCCCTGTTCGGGGTCTTCGCGGTGTCGGGGACGTGGACGCTGGTGCACCTGCTGACCGGCGCCGCCGCGGTGTTCTGCACGCGCTCCTCGCGCGCCGCCGCCCGGTTCCTGCTCGTCGCCGGCGCGTGCTACGTCGTGGCCGGCCTCGCCGGGCTGCTGCCGCTGCCGCGCGCGGTCACCGACGTGCTGCCGCTGAACACCGCCGGGATCTGCCTCGCACTGGGGTTCGGCACGGCGATGCTCATCCTCGGAGCGGGCTGGCTGTGGCGGCGGCAGGAACGGCGCCGCTGA
- a CDS encoding MerR family transcriptional regulator translates to MEPTNAETGAWAPGKVAGLLGVSPVTLRSWSARYGIGPSAAGAGRHRRYSDADVRRLQHMQRLVGRGMPVREAAAAAFGSSRAGPPEVSASRRVRELEDAAEELRSASVAGLLDETLETLGPAAAWTDVLAPVLRGLGDRWQRGDVCFASEWALTTEISLAFERFSRRFPAAVPGRPVLLACCPAERHSLPMEALRATLAEAGVPVAYAGQLVPAETVADLAARLDPVLVLLWSLAPPTADDLLAARVRDLGRPVGTAGPGWHHLGDRGFARVNDLASAVELAVEHAGA, encoded by the coding sequence GTGGAACCGACGAACGCCGAGACGGGTGCGTGGGCGCCGGGCAAGGTGGCCGGGCTGCTCGGCGTCTCGCCGGTGACCCTGCGCAGCTGGAGCGCGCGGTACGGGATCGGCCCGTCCGCGGCCGGCGCCGGGCGGCACCGCCGCTACTCCGACGCCGACGTCCGGCGGCTGCAGCACATGCAGCGGCTCGTCGGGCGGGGGATGCCGGTGCGGGAGGCCGCCGCCGCGGCCTTCGGGAGCTCGCGGGCCGGCCCGCCCGAAGTGTCCGCCTCTCGCCGGGTCCGCGAGCTCGAGGACGCCGCCGAGGAGCTGCGGTCGGCGTCGGTCGCCGGGCTGCTCGACGAGACCCTCGAAACCCTCGGCCCGGCCGCCGCGTGGACCGACGTGCTGGCCCCGGTCCTGCGCGGCCTGGGCGACCGCTGGCAACGCGGCGACGTCTGCTTCGCCTCGGAATGGGCGCTGACGACGGAGATCTCGCTGGCGTTCGAGCGGTTCAGCCGCCGCTTCCCGGCGGCCGTCCCCGGCCGGCCGGTGCTGCTGGCCTGCTGCCCGGCCGAGCGCCACTCCCTGCCGATGGAGGCCCTGCGCGCGACGCTGGCCGAGGCGGGGGTCCCGGTCGCGTACGCCGGCCAGCTGGTCCCGGCCGAGACGGTCGCCGACCTCGCGGCCCGCCTGGACCCGGTGCTGGTGCTGCTGTGGTCCCTGGCACCCCCGACGGCGGACGACCTCCTCGCCGCCCGCGTCCGCGACCTCGGCCGCCCGGTGGGCACGGCCGGCCCGGGCTGGCACCACCTCGGCGACCGCGGCTTCGCCCGGGTGAACGACCTGGCCTCGGCGGTCGAGCTGGCCGTGGAGCACGCCGGAGCTTAG
- a CDS encoding STAS domain-containing protein, with protein MTEFRTQPRFATTTDAGVVTVHCAGDLDLATTARLRDTLLSPFRGGATAVVADLTATTFCDSTVFSVLVESYREALAHDIPYAIAAARVAVARPLAILGLDRVLPVHLEIAEARAAVTGEPAGRVS; from the coding sequence ATGACCGAATTCCGCACCCAGCCGCGCTTCGCGACGACGACCGACGCCGGGGTGGTGACCGTCCACTGCGCGGGCGACCTCGACCTGGCCACCACGGCCCGGCTCCGGGACACCCTGCTGAGCCCGTTCCGCGGCGGTGCGACCGCCGTCGTCGCCGACCTCACCGCGACGACCTTCTGCGACTCGACCGTCTTCAGCGTCCTGGTCGAGTCCTACCGCGAAGCCCTCGCGCACGACATCCCGTACGCCATCGCAGCGGCCAGGGTCGCGGTCGCGCGGCCGCTCGCGATCCTCGGCCTGGACCGGGTGCTGCCGGTGCACCTCGAGATCGCCGAAGCACGCGCGGCTGTCACCGGGGAGCCCGCCGGCCGCGTGTCCTGA
- a CDS encoding PucR family transcriptional regulator — protein sequence MLVSVNLRPHASLGRVLDDLGGTLLDLVLGDADRPGGIGGVAIHDPLDEPALPQHALVLGVGLAEPDEVVRQLRALARHDAAGLVVRAPVTVTAAITAAVEETGVALLSLARGASWAQLAAMLRSLLAEGDVGDAGPEMLAGLPSGDLFAVANAIGALIDAPVTIEDRRSRVLAFSGRQDEADPSRVETILGRQVPERFSRMLADRGVFRELYRSDQPVYVNRPPESPDGFMIPRVAVAVRAGDEILGSIWAAVREPLTPDRTQALRDAARLVALHLLRVRAGADVERRLRADLLSTALEGGAAAREALSRLGLADQPVVVLALAVLENGAEDAEIATERQRLADGLAMHLSAVHPRCAAALVGDTAYGLVPVTRDADGERRALRIAKDFLDRVGDRVRAVIGIGPVARSAAELPEARASADRALRVLRSGSGAGRRVALLADVHVEALLLELQDLVAARGDRPTGPVARLLDYDEQHHAHLVETLRAWLDAFGDVIAASAAVHVHPNTFRYRLRRLAEVGGFDMTDPEARFAAMLQLRVVAPPAP from the coding sequence GTGCTCGTTTCGGTGAACCTGCGCCCGCACGCCAGCCTCGGCCGCGTCCTCGACGACCTGGGCGGCACGCTCCTGGACCTCGTCCTCGGGGACGCCGACCGCCCCGGCGGCATCGGCGGCGTGGCCATCCACGACCCACTCGACGAGCCGGCGCTCCCGCAGCACGCGCTGGTGCTCGGCGTCGGCCTCGCCGAGCCGGACGAGGTGGTGCGCCAGCTGCGGGCCCTGGCCCGCCACGACGCGGCCGGGCTCGTGGTGCGCGCCCCGGTCACGGTGACCGCGGCGATCACGGCCGCCGTCGAGGAGACCGGCGTCGCGCTGCTGAGCCTCGCCCGTGGCGCGTCGTGGGCCCAGCTCGCCGCGATGCTGCGGTCGCTGCTGGCCGAGGGCGACGTCGGGGACGCCGGGCCCGAGATGCTGGCCGGGCTGCCCTCGGGCGACCTGTTCGCCGTGGCCAACGCGATCGGGGCACTGATCGACGCGCCGGTCACCATCGAGGACCGCCGCTCCCGCGTGCTGGCGTTTTCGGGGCGGCAGGACGAAGCCGACCCGTCGCGTGTCGAGACGATCCTCGGGCGGCAGGTGCCCGAGCGGTTCTCCCGGATGCTGGCCGACCGCGGGGTGTTCCGCGAGCTGTACCGCAGCGACCAGCCGGTCTACGTCAACCGGCCGCCGGAAAGCCCCGACGGGTTCATGATTCCCCGCGTCGCCGTCGCGGTCCGGGCCGGCGACGAGATCCTCGGCTCGATCTGGGCCGCGGTGCGCGAGCCGCTCACGCCCGACCGGACGCAGGCGCTGCGCGACGCGGCCCGGCTGGTGGCGCTGCACCTCCTGCGCGTCCGGGCCGGGGCCGACGTCGAACGGCGGCTGCGCGCGGACCTGCTGAGCACCGCGTTGGAGGGCGGGGCGGCCGCGCGCGAGGCGCTGAGCCGGCTGGGCCTGGCCGACCAGCCGGTCGTCGTGCTGGCACTGGCGGTGCTCGAGAACGGCGCCGAGGACGCCGAAATCGCCACCGAACGCCAGCGCCTCGCCGACGGCCTGGCGATGCACCTGAGCGCGGTGCACCCGCGTTGCGCGGCGGCGCTCGTCGGCGACACCGCGTACGGGCTGGTCCCGGTGACCCGCGACGCCGACGGCGAGCGGCGCGCCCTGCGGATCGCGAAGGACTTCCTGGACCGGGTCGGCGACCGCGTCCGGGCGGTGATCGGGATCGGGCCGGTGGCGCGCAGCGCGGCCGAGCTGCCGGAGGCCCGGGCCAGCGCGGACCGGGCGTTGCGGGTGCTGCGGTCGGGCAGCGGTGCGGGGCGCCGGGTGGCGCTGCTGGCCGACGTGCACGTCGAGGCGTTGCTGCTGGAGCTGCAGGACCTGGTCGCCGCGCGCGGCGACCGGCCGACCGGCCCGGTCGCGCGCCTGCTCGACTACGACGAGCAGCACCACGCCCACCTGGTCGAGACGCTGCGAGCCTGGCTCGACGCGTTCGGCGACGTCATCGCCGCCTCGGCCGCGGTCCACGTGCACCCCAACACGTTCCGGTACCGCCTGCGCCGCCTCGCCGAAGTCGGCGGCTTCGACATGACGGACCCGGAAGCCCGCTTCGCAGCCATGCTCCAGCTCCGCGTGGTGGCCCCACCTGCCCCCTGA
- a CDS encoding glycosyltransferase 87 family protein, whose protein sequence is MIGGGVRARLGNAYVLLGAQALVLAALLVSYNGGRWRFPAYRVDLDVYRLGSAALLHGDALYGVLPTTGDGQSLLFTYPPFAAIVLAPLAVLPYWAACLVVTAGTLGLLAVVLATVLRALGTRSDWRRVGVLLLTAEVLEPVLRTVYAGQIDLLLLALVVLDVLVDTPRWPRGLLIGLAAAIKLTPAVFLLYFLLRRDTRAAVTGAVTFLAATTLGFLLAGADSVRYWTGALWDTGRVGEPTYAGDQSLLGLLARAGVPADARTAWWLPLVAVVLVLTVLGVRRALAAGEQVVALGLNAVGGLLVSPISWTHHWVWAVVVLLGWAELARRSRRRAFAVVAGVGAVLFVAGPQWWWPRGGEVELDWSFFQQLTGNGYVLFGLAVLVTAVLVRFPRPADDLSGAVPAAATASPLRG, encoded by the coding sequence GTGATCGGCGGGGGAGTGCGGGCCAGGCTGGGGAACGCGTACGTGCTGCTGGGCGCCCAGGCGCTCGTGCTGGCGGCACTGCTCGTGTCGTACAACGGCGGCCGGTGGCGGTTCCCCGCCTACCGCGTCGACCTGGACGTCTACCGGCTCGGGTCGGCGGCGCTGCTGCACGGCGACGCGCTGTACGGCGTCCTGCCGACCACCGGCGACGGCCAGTCGCTGCTGTTCACCTACCCGCCGTTCGCGGCGATCGTCCTGGCGCCGCTGGCGGTGCTGCCGTACTGGGCCGCCTGCCTGGTCGTCACCGCCGGGACGCTCGGTCTCCTGGCGGTGGTGCTGGCCACGGTGCTCCGCGCGCTGGGTACCCGCAGTGACTGGCGCCGGGTCGGCGTGCTGCTCCTGACCGCCGAAGTCCTCGAGCCGGTGCTGCGGACGGTGTACGCGGGGCAGATCGACCTGCTGCTGCTCGCGCTCGTCGTCCTCGACGTCCTGGTCGACACCCCGCGGTGGCCCCGCGGCCTGCTGATCGGCCTCGCCGCCGCGATCAAGCTGACACCCGCGGTCTTCCTGCTGTACTTCCTGCTCCGCCGCGACACCCGAGCGGCGGTGACCGGCGCCGTCACCTTCCTGGCCGCGACGACGCTGGGCTTCCTGCTCGCCGGCGCGGACTCGGTGCGGTACTGGACCGGCGCGCTGTGGGACACCGGCCGCGTCGGCGAACCGACCTACGCCGGCGACCAGTCGCTCCTGGGACTGCTCGCCAGGGCCGGGGTGCCCGCGGACGCGCGGACCGCGTGGTGGCTGCCGCTGGTGGCCGTCGTGCTCGTGCTGACCGTGCTGGGCGTGCGGCGCGCGCTGGCCGCGGGGGAGCAGGTCGTCGCGCTCGGGCTGAACGCCGTCGGCGGGTTGCTCGTCTCGCCGATTTCCTGGACGCACCACTGGGTCTGGGCCGTCGTCGTGCTGCTCGGCTGGGCCGAGCTGGCGCGCCGCTCGCGCAGACGCGCGTTCGCGGTCGTGGCCGGGGTGGGCGCGGTGCTGTTCGTGGCCGGCCCGCAGTGGTGGTGGCCGCGCGGCGGCGAAGTCGAGCTCGACTGGTCGTTCTTCCAGCAGCTGACCGGCAACGGCTATGTCCTCTTCGGACTCGCGGTGCTGGTCACGGCGGTGCTGGTGCGGTTCCCGCGGCCGGCGGACGACCTCAGCGGCGCCGTTCCTGCCGCCGCCACAGCCAGCCCGCTCCGAGGATGA